Proteins encoded in a region of the Anopheles ziemanni chromosome 2, idAnoZiCoDA_A2_x.2, whole genome shotgun sequence genome:
- the LOC131293832 gene encoding otoferlin-like, translated as MASYSEENPHCLLNSEQHFLVSVTIYKARHLKILNSDTFVMVSLNGKYKRTKTASRTENPYFNEYFAFELHCSEKVLLRKTLHFILYRSSIYTSLKSSLGEFTVDLRTVWNQKDHAVFKKWATFEPIGRAASSDLNRGYLLIDIAISSSLENPVPVVFSEFDFDDIESNKLLPYDSKNEPRRVRYCCNIFSGDFKISDEYVVCISFAGLSLIVLLEHLDAQRDQDMVVSKELLVSLTSDVEMAFDSTLNMVSNSVYRKSTKWDQMRKMHTLQQLGQHKATVTTLKSQMFSEIDSDEVKRMQSELNHIKTSISQIGHDVNQRKHTKSKMATQMCYYTSAALPDKRR; from the exons ATGGCGTCGTATTCAGAGGAAAATCCTCACTGTTTGCTAAACTCCGAACAACATTTCCTTGTGTCAGTTACAATTTATAAAGCACGTCATTTAAAAATCCTCAATTCCGATACCTTCGTAATGGTTTCTTTGAACGGCAAGTACAAACGAACAAAGACTGCCAGTAGAACGGAGAATCCGTATTTTAATGAG TACTTTGCCTTTGAATTGCATTGCTCTGAAAAGGTTTTACTTCGGAAAACCCTCCACTTCATCCTGTACCGATCGTCCATCTATACATCGCTGAAATCATCACTCGGAGAGTTTACTGTGGATCTTCGTACAGTGTGGAATCAAAAGG atcatgcggttttcaaaaaatgGGCGACATTTGAACCAATTGGACGGGCAGCTTCGAGCGACTTGAATCGTGGATACCTCTTAATCGACATTGCGATATCATCGTCGCTAGAAAATCCCGTACCAGTTGTTTTCAGTGAATTCGACTTTGATGATATTGAAAG CAATAAGCTGCTCCCATACGATTCCAAGAATGAACCTCGTCGCGTACGATACTGCTGTAACATCTTTAGTGGAGATTTTAAAATCAGCGATGAGTACGTAGTTTGTATTTCATTTGCAGGATTATCG CTAATCGTTCTGCTGGAACATTTGGATGCCCAGAGGGATCAAGACATGGTTGTTAGTAAGGAACTCCTAGTATCTTTAACTTCCGATGTAGAGATGGCATTTGATTCGACGCTCAATATGGTAAGCAATAGCGTGTACAGAAAAAGCACTAAATGGGATCAGATGAGAAAAATGCATACCCTGCAACAGTTG GGTCAGCATAAAGCAACTGTTACAACATTAAAGTCCCAAATGTTCTCAGAGATTGATTCCGACGAAGTTAAACGTATGCAAAGCGAGCTTAATCACATCAAAACATCGATCTCCCAAATCGGCCACGATGTAAATCAACGCAAGCATACAAA GAGCAAAATGGCTACCCAGATGTGCTACTACACCTCTGCCGCCCTTCCGGACAAGCGACGGTAG